Sequence from the bacterium genome:
ATACCCGAGCAATACAAGCAAATGAAACCATATGTCGGCTGCTTCATGGATAATTTCTTCTTTTTTTTCGTCCCGCGACGCTAAAATAATTTCCGCGGTCTCTTCAGCTACCTTTTTAAGGATCTTTGTCTTGCCTTCCTTAAAAAGGCTTGCGGTATAAGAGCCTTTTTTCTTTGTCTTTTTTCTATCAAGAACTACCCGATAGATCTCATTTAAAATATCCGATTTATCTTTTCTCATTTTTTAAATATTCTAACATCCAAAGCTTTAAAAGTCAATAAATCCTATGGATCCGCTCTTTTAATCCCGTATCTTTTCTTTAAAGGTTTCGCGTAAAATAGAAGCGCCGACAAAAGGGTGAAACATATCACTCCCGAGAAAATAATAATGACCCTTATCCACGGCTCATTATTCTGTATGCGAAAGGCAACCAGCGCATAACCCGCGCGGACCCATTCCAGAGCGGCAAGTATCAAAGCCGCCTGCGCCGCTTTCGCGATTTGAGGCTCTGAAACTATAATAAGAGGAAATAATAAAACAAAAATGATTGAGGCAAATAATGTGTTGCCTTCACGTATGAAATGCACGGCCAATAATAAAAAGCTTATCATAGGAGGCGCCAGTAAAAGTAAAGCTGAAAGGCCCGGATACGCCTTTCTGAAAATAATCAACCTGATAAAATGCCCGCCAGCCAGGCATATCGAAGATATAAGAAGCGAACCCATTATTGAGACAGCCAGCCATTTACCCGTTTCTCCCGAATCCATATAACTTTTAATCGAATAATAAGAATAAACCGCGCAAAGCAAAATACTTAAAAAAATAAATATGGAATTATACCGGAAAACCGATTCTTTTTTCCCCTCTTCTTTGGGAGAAAACCTGATAAATAACAACAGGGACAGAAAAAATATAACTGATAATATGAGCAATGATATAACTGCCGTTAATAACATTCTAACCTCCGATCGAATTATGATCCACCGGCCAAAGAAGGCTTTTTCTTCATGCCGTCAATAAAATGAAAAAACGCAAGAATCGGGTGTTTTGACGTCATCCTGGGACCAGCGTATCTCATTACATCGCGGATTTTTTCTCTCATATCTTTTTTATAGCAATGCGTCGGGCAATTCGCGCAGGTTGTTTTTCCTTCCTGATAAGGGCATTTATCAAGCCTAAGCAAAGAGTATTCCATGAGTTCACTGCAGGCGGGGCAAATCCCGCTTTGCACCTTATGATTACCCTTGCAATACATTTCAATTGTAATTTTTAAGGTTTTTCTTTCTCTTTTCAGCCTTGGATGTTTGTATAGCATATTAAGCGTAGTATATCATAATTTAAGGTAAAGGACTTTTATCAATTGATCGGCAGGAAGTTTTA
This genomic interval carries:
- a CDS encoding phosphoribosyl-ATP diphosphatase, which codes for MRKDKSDILNEIYRVVLDRKKTKKKGSYTASLFKEGKTKILKKVAEETAEIILASRDEKKEEIIHEAADIWFHLLVLLGYHGITPDEVYAELKKRQKSKVKKQK
- a CDS encoding nitrous oxide-stimulated promoter family protein, whose amino-acid sequence is MLYKHPRLKRERKTLKITIEMYCKGNHKVQSGICPACSELMEYSLLRLDKCPYQEGKTTCANCPTHCYKKDMREKIRDVMRYAGPRMTSKHPILAFFHFIDGMKKKPSLAGGS